From Coriobacteriaceae bacterium, a single genomic window includes:
- a CDS encoding HD domain-containing protein, translating to MCNVSLNASQPSAASLRVLRALEDAGLEAWYVGGWVRDALMGRPSHDVDMCCSGLWQESKAALEAAGIAVVESGIKFGGITAICDGERIEVTTYRLDGFYTDGRHPQSVERAASLEDDLARRDFTVNAMAWHPERGLVDRYDGQGDLERKLIRAVGDPKRRFNEDALRMLRAVRFACRLDFMIEPETKRALAECAPLLDAVARERVGIELEGILSTGHGGDAMLRYPELICASVPELAAGRGFDQRSVYHAFNVYEHIARVLTVAGELALCDGVAPSSSLMWAAFLHDVSKPECFTVDHAGSGHFYGHPELGAKKARVIMDRLALSHDLVRDVCLLIKYHDKPLRPERSCLLNMMRALSGEGVDTARLIDELMDLKRADTLGKAPSCFYYVETIEEMRALAHELLKAGEPYTLKMLAINGGDLIRAGVKPGPELGQLLNSALDAVIEDDIPNEREALLVHLNLN from the coding sequence ATGTGCAATGTTTCGCTCAACGCTTCGCAGCCGTCAGCCGCCTCTTTGCGTGTGTTGCGCGCTCTCGAGGATGCTGGTCTTGAGGCCTGGTACGTGGGCGGTTGGGTACGTGACGCCCTGATGGGACGTCCCAGCCACGATGTCGACATGTGCTGCAGCGGCCTGTGGCAGGAGTCCAAGGCGGCACTCGAGGCCGCCGGTATTGCAGTAGTTGAGTCGGGCATTAAATTTGGCGGCATTACGGCTATTTGCGATGGCGAGCGCATTGAGGTCACCACCTATCGCCTAGACGGCTTCTATACCGACGGTCGTCATCCTCAGAGTGTGGAACGTGCCGCCTCGCTTGAGGACGATCTGGCGCGCCGCGACTTTACCGTCAACGCTATGGCCTGGCATCCCGAGCGCGGGCTTGTCGACCGCTACGACGGCCAGGGTGACTTGGAGCGCAAGCTGATTCGCGCTGTCGGCGATCCCAAGCGTCGCTTTAACGAGGACGCCCTGCGCATGTTGCGTGCGGTGCGCTTTGCCTGCCGCCTGGACTTTATGATTGAGCCCGAGACTAAGCGCGCGCTTGCCGAGTGCGCGCCGCTGCTCGACGCCGTGGCGCGCGAGCGTGTGGGTATTGAGCTTGAGGGCATTCTTTCGACCGGTCATGGGGGAGACGCGATGCTGCGCTACCCCGAGCTCATCTGTGCCTCTGTGCCTGAGCTGGCAGCGGGTCGCGGCTTTGATCAGCGAAGTGTCTATCATGCGTTTAACGTTTACGAGCATATCGCCCGTGTGCTGACGGTGGCAGGGGAGCTTGCGCTGTGCGACGGCGTCGCGCCCTCGTCGAGCCTGATGTGGGCGGCGTTTTTGCACGATGTGTCCAAGCCCGAGTGTTTCACGGTCGATCACGCCGGCAGCGGACACTTCTACGGTCATCCCGAGCTCGGCGCCAAGAAAGCGCGCGTCATTATGGATCGCCTGGCGCTCTCGCACGACCTGGTGCGCGACGTGTGCCTGCTCATCAAATATCACGACAAGCCGCTGCGCCCCGAGCGCTCCTGCCTGCTCAATATGATGCGCGCGCTTTCGGGTGAGGGCGTCGACACGGCCCGCCTGATTGACGAGCTCATGGACCTTAAGCGTGCCGACACACTTGGCAAGGCCCCGTCGTGCTTCTATTATGTTGAGACGATTGAGGAGATGCGCGCGCTGGCGCACGAGCTGCTGAAGGCAGGGGAGCCCTATACGCTCAAGATGCTCGCCATCAACGGCGGCGACCTGATCCGTGCCGGAGTCAAGCCCGGGCCGGAACTGGGTCAGCTTCTCAACTCCGCCCTCGACGCCGTGATCGAAGACGATATTCCCAACGAGCGCGAAGCTCTTTTGGTTCATCTCAACTTGAATTAG
- a CDS encoding flippase-like domain-containing protein, whose product MTESSQHTSKPQVEVEASGGDDNKSARRGAIFIGVVLVGYIVYLVVTGQMGQFWAAMSSVQASWLVVACLCMFMYLFFGIVAYAIAVWLDPNSPVGIRDLISVEASGIFFGNLTPMMMGSTPAQIYRLTKAGQNVGEAGATQFTRFIVYQFGLVAWGAILLLARMPFFAERYGDMTLLCVFSFGGHCCILLGIFAVALMPKTVTRVAHCIINWLERIGVSATKIEGWRTFVDGEIYSFSEKFKLSAGHFSSMLLTVFITMLQLAFFYLVPYFLMLAFGHHEVDFFSVMAASAFVQLLSSAVPLPGGTGGAEGGFALFLGHFFGSASTAGYLLWRLITFIAPTILAAPLLGLKSAHNESIHARWDRVMRKLGRTPQTPSAPTKPHPTNAVTVDPKKHAQKASGTAKPAHKAYVRQTGDGIRVSPSALNKKKHPKSQ is encoded by the coding sequence ATGACGGAGTCCTCTCAGCATACGTCTAAGCCCCAGGTCGAGGTTGAGGCCTCGGGCGGAGATGACAATAAGAGCGCACGCCGCGGCGCCATCTTTATCGGCGTCGTGCTGGTAGGTTATATCGTCTATCTGGTGGTAACCGGGCAGATGGGGCAGTTCTGGGCCGCTATGTCGAGCGTCCAGGCGTCATGGCTCGTTGTCGCGTGTCTTTGCATGTTCATGTACCTGTTCTTTGGCATTGTGGCCTATGCGATCGCCGTCTGGCTCGATCCCAATTCGCCTGTCGGCATCCGCGACCTGATCTCGGTCGAGGCGAGCGGCATCTTCTTTGGCAACCTGACGCCCATGATGATGGGCTCCACCCCGGCTCAAATCTATCGCCTGACCAAGGCCGGCCAAAACGTGGGCGAGGCCGGCGCCACGCAATTCACGCGTTTTATCGTGTACCAGTTTGGCCTCGTTGCCTGGGGCGCTATCCTACTGCTTGCTCGCATGCCGTTTTTTGCCGAGCGCTATGGCGACATGACGCTGCTGTGCGTCTTTAGCTTTGGTGGGCACTGCTGCATCTTGCTTGGCATCTTCGCCGTCGCGCTCATGCCTAAGACCGTCACGCGCGTCGCCCATTGCATCATCAATTGGCTGGAGCGCATAGGTGTCTCGGCCACTAAGATCGAGGGATGGCGCACGTTTGTCGATGGCGAGATCTACTCCTTCTCCGAGAAGTTCAAGCTTTCGGCCGGACATTTTTCTTCCATGCTGCTCACCGTGTTTATCACCATGCTGCAACTCGCGTTTTTCTATCTGGTTCCGTATTTCCTGATGCTTGCCTTTGGCCACCACGAGGTCGACTTTTTCTCGGTCATGGCCGCGAGCGCCTTTGTCCAGCTGTTAAGCTCTGCGGTTCCCTTGCCCGGTGGAACTGGTGGCGCTGAGGGCGGCTTTGCATTGTTCTTGGGTCATTTCTTCGGTTCGGCTTCGACCGCCGGCTATCTGCTGTGGCGTCTCATTACGTTTATTGCGCCTACCATTTTGGCTGCGCCCCTGCTGGGACTTAAGAGCGCCCACAACGAGAGCATCCATGCGCGCTGGGATCGCGTGATGCGCAAGCTCGGCCGCACGCCTCAGACGCCCTCTGCGCCCACTAAGCCGCACCCCACGAATGCTGTTACCGTTGATCCCAAGAAGCACGCTCAGAAGGCTTCTGGGACCGCAAAGCCGGCTCATAAGGCCTATGTGCGTCAGACAGGAGACGGTATTCGCGTATCTCCGTCGGCACTCAATAAGAAGAAGCACCCTAAGTCGCAGTAG
- a CDS encoding TetR/AcrR family transcriptional regulator, with amino-acid sequence MATSKPRLDRRIVRSRNAILSAFERLLMEKPLADITVSAIAREANVDRKTFYVHFGTVDGLLDAIAVDVVEMIVDSVEKTLASMDGDTNERALSAAATFFKTVNEALCNNLVLNRQLIENIPLDDFMARLRAPLEHEIAERDLLPQGLKDEMFDYYLAFLLSGIIGIYRTWALSDGSVPIERVSEVANDLTLNGLSSLESRFE; translated from the coding sequence ATGGCAACCAGCAAACCGCGTCTTGATCGTCGCATCGTTCGCAGCCGTAATGCCATCCTTTCGGCTTTCGAGCGCCTGCTCATGGAAAAGCCGCTGGCAGACATTACGGTGAGTGCCATCGCGCGCGAGGCCAATGTCGACCGCAAGACCTTTTACGTTCACTTTGGCACGGTTGACGGCCTGCTCGATGCCATTGCCGTCGATGTGGTGGAGATGATTGTCGACTCGGTCGAGAAAACGCTTGCTTCCATGGACGGCGACACCAACGAGCGCGCCCTGAGCGCGGCGGCGACCTTCTTTAAAACCGTTAACGAGGCACTGTGCAACAACTTGGTGCTCAATCGTCAGCTGATCGAGAATATTCCGCTCGATGATTTCATGGCTCGTCTTCGTGCGCCGCTCGAGCACGAGATTGCCGAGCGCGATCTGCTACCCCAAGGTCTCAAGGACGAAATGTTCGACTACTATCTGGCGTTTTTGCTGTCGGGTATTATCGGTATCTATCGCACGTGGGCGCTGTCTGACGGCTCGGTTCCTATCGAGCGTGTCTCGGAGGTTG